A genomic window from Besnoitia besnoiti strain Bb-Ger1 chromosome Unknown contig00087, whole genome shotgun sequence includes:
- a CDS encoding uncharacterized protein (encoded by transcript BESB_081220), which produces MIAVHHHPTGLLKTAKSVGFQYPTTLRLFHIGYVLGVIYGFLFSLILTARENYYSDASLISSIVLGVIISETGLFISFFWEYILRVGLLV; this is translated from the coding sequence atgattgcagtacaccaccaccccactggactgcttaagacagctaaaagtgttggatttcaatatcctactacattaagattattccacatcggttatgttctaggcgtaatatatggattcttgttctcactcatcttaacagcgagagaaaactactactcagatgctagtctaatcagtagcatcgtacttggagttatcatctctgagacaggattatttatcagctttttctgggagtatatactacgagttggactactggtttag